One region of Pyramidobacter sp. YE332 genomic DNA includes:
- a CDS encoding 2Fe-2S iron-sulfur cluster-binding protein, giving the protein MNFVIRVKRAAGPGAHVFWQEFAYEGDESESVAAALRELNARTPLTDLEGREAPPVRWECGCACGKCGACAMRVNGLPMLACKAFLGPLGRTVTLEPLSKFPLVADLVVDRGVIFEQLKKIHLWLSGKAVTREKTHELRFQSARCLMCGCCLEICPNFSAGGGFAGALAAVGAYRMFNQESDEPHRAEAAKRYVKHYYAGCGTSLACRDICPAGIPVDELISRSNAAAVWRRRS; this is encoded by the coding sequence GTGAACTTCGTCATCCGCGTCAAACGCGCCGCCGGCCCCGGCGCGCACGTTTTCTGGCAGGAATTCGCCTACGAAGGCGACGAGTCCGAGTCCGTCGCCGCCGCGCTGCGCGAGCTGAACGCGCGCACGCCGCTGACCGACCTGGAAGGCCGCGAAGCGCCGCCCGTCCGCTGGGAATGCGGCTGCGCCTGCGGCAAGTGCGGCGCCTGCGCCATGCGCGTCAACGGACTGCCGATGCTGGCCTGCAAAGCCTTTCTCGGCCCTCTGGGACGGACGGTCACGCTCGAGCCGCTGAGCAAGTTCCCGCTCGTCGCCGATCTTGTCGTCGACCGCGGCGTCATCTTCGAACAGCTGAAAAAAATCCATCTGTGGCTCTCCGGCAAAGCCGTGACGCGCGAAAAGACCCACGAACTGCGCTTCCAGTCGGCCCGCTGCCTGATGTGCGGCTGCTGCCTCGAGATCTGCCCGAACTTTTCCGCCGGAGGCGGCTTCGCCGGCGCGCTGGCGGCCGTCGGCGCCTACCGCATGTTCAATCAGGAGAGCGACGAACCCCACCGCGCCGAAGCGGCGAAACGATATGTCAAACATTATTACGCCGGCTGCGGCACCTCGCTGGCCTGCCGCGACATCTGCCCGGCCGGCATCCCCGTGGACGAGCTGATCTCCCGCAGCAACGCCGCCGCCGTCTGGCGAAGGCGGTCGTGA